The following coding sequences are from one Bos indicus x Bos taurus breed Angus x Brahman F1 hybrid chromosome 5, Bos_hybrid_MaternalHap_v2.0, whole genome shotgun sequence window:
- the LGALS1 gene encoding galectin-1: MACGLVASNLNLKPGECLRVRGEVAADAKSFLLNLGKDDNNLCLHFNPRFNAHGDVNTIVCNSKDAGAWGAEQRESAFPFQPGSVVEVCISFNQTDLTIKLPDGYEFKFPNRLNLEAINYLSAGGDFKIKCVAFE, encoded by the exons ATGGCTTGT GGTCTGGTCGCCAGCAACCTGAATCTCAAACCTGGGGAGTGCCTCAGAGTGCGGGGCGAGGTGGCCGCAGACGCCAAGAG CTTCTTGCTGAACCTGGGCAAAGACGACAACAACCTGTGCCTCCACTTCAACCCTCGTTTCAACGCGCATGGGGACGTCAACACCATCGTGTGTAACAGCAAGGATGCTGGGGCCTGGGGGGCTGAGCAAAGGGAATCTGCCTTCCCCTTCCAGCCTGGAAGTGTCGTGGAG GTATGCATCTCCTTCAACCAGACGGACCTAACCATCAAGCTGCCTGATGGATACGAATTCAAGTTCCCCAACCGCCTCAACCTGGAGGCCATCAACTACCTGTCTGCAGGTGGTGACTTCAAGATCAAGTGTGTGGCCTTTGAGTGA
- the NOL12 gene encoding nucleolar protein 12 isoform X1 translates to MGRNKKKKRDGDDRRQRLILSFDEEKRREYLTGFHKRKVERKKAAIEEIKQRLKEEQKKLREERHQEYLKMLAEREEALEEADELDRLVTAKTESVQYDHPNHTVTVTTISDLDLSGARLLGLPTPEQGAGSGPEEEVSSMEKPTRALPRKSRDPLLSQRISSLTASLHAHSRKKVKKKRLRRAQDTTKKPPSATRTSKTRRRRLTGKARHSGE, encoded by the exons ATGGGCCGCAACAAGAAGAAGAAGCGAGATGGTGACGACCGGCGGCAGCGGCTCATCCTGAGCTTCGACGAGGAGAAGCGGCG GGAGTACCTGACAGGCTTCCACAAGAGGAAGGTAGAGCGGAAGAAGGCAGCCATTGAGGAGATCAAGCAGCGGCTGAAGGAGGAGCAGAAGAAGCTCCGGGAAGAG CGCCACCAGGAATACTTGAAGATGctggcagagagagaggaggctCTGG AGGAGGCTGACGAGCTAGACCGGCTGGTGACAGCAAAGACAGAGTCGGTGCAGTACGACCACCCCAACCACACAGTCACCGTGACCACCATCAGCGACCTGGACCTCTCAGGGGCACGGCTGCTCGGCCTGCCCACGCCTGAG CAAGGGGCCGGGTCTGGGCCTGAGGAGGAGGTGTCATCCATGGAGAAGCCGACCAGAGCCTTACCCAGGAAGTCCAGGGACCCTCTGCTGTCCCAGCG GATATCCTCTCTCACGGCCTCACTGCATGCACACAGTCGCAAGAAGGTCAAGAAGAAACGTCTTCGCCGGGCCCAGGACACCACCAAGAAGCCCCCGAGCGCCACTCGTACCAGCAAAACACGGCGCCGCCGGCTGACAGGCAAAGCCCGGCACAGCGGGGAGTGA
- the NOL12 gene encoding nucleolar protein 12 isoform X2, with the protein MVLSTWEYLTGFHKRKVERKKAAIEEIKQRLKEEQKKLREERHQEYLKMLAEREEALEEADELDRLVTAKTESVQYDHPNHTVTVTTISDLDLSGARLLGLPTPEQGAGSGPEEEVSSMEKPTRALPRKSRDPLLSQRISSLTASLHAHSRKKVKKKRLRRAQDTTKKPPSATRTSKTRRRRLTGKARHSGE; encoded by the exons ATGGTGCTTAGCACATG GGAGTACCTGACAGGCTTCCACAAGAGGAAGGTAGAGCGGAAGAAGGCAGCCATTGAGGAGATCAAGCAGCGGCTGAAGGAGGAGCAGAAGAAGCTCCGGGAAGAG CGCCACCAGGAATACTTGAAGATGctggcagagagagaggaggctCTGG AGGAGGCTGACGAGCTAGACCGGCTGGTGACAGCAAAGACAGAGTCGGTGCAGTACGACCACCCCAACCACACAGTCACCGTGACCACCATCAGCGACCTGGACCTCTCAGGGGCACGGCTGCTCGGCCTGCCCACGCCTGAG CAAGGGGCCGGGTCTGGGCCTGAGGAGGAGGTGTCATCCATGGAGAAGCCGACCAGAGCCTTACCCAGGAAGTCCAGGGACCCTCTGCTGTCCCAGCG GATATCCTCTCTCACGGCCTCACTGCATGCACACAGTCGCAAGAAGGTCAAGAAGAAACGTCTTCGCCGGGCCCAGGACACCACCAAGAAGCCCCCGAGCGCCACTCGTACCAGCAAAACACGGCGCCGCCGGCTGACAGGCAAAGCCCGGCACAGCGGGGAGTGA